The proteins below are encoded in one region of Manis pentadactyla isolate mManPen7 chromosome 2, mManPen7.hap1, whole genome shotgun sequence:
- the PEX13 gene encoding peroxisome biogenesis factor 13, whose product MASQPPPPPKPWETRRIPGAGPGPGPGPTFQSADLGPTLLTRPGQPTLTRVPPPILPRPSQQTGSSSVNTFRPAYSSFSSGYGAYGNSFYGSYSPYSYGYNGLGYNRLRVDDLPPSRFVQQAEESSRGAFQSIESIVHAFASVSMMMDATFSAVYNSFRAVLDVANHFSRLKIHFTKVFSAFALVRTIRYLYRRLQWMMGLRKGSENEDLWAESEGTVACLGAEDGGANSAKSWPIFLFFAVILGGPYLIWKLLSTYSDEVTDSTNWASGEDDHVVARAEYDFAAVSEEEISFHAGDMLNLALKEQQPKVRGWLLASLDGRATGLIPANYVKILGKRRGRKTMESSKISKQQPSFTNTTLIKGSTPVDSLDEQEAAFESVFVETSKVPVAPDSTGKSDKQDL is encoded by the exons ATGGCGTCCCAGCCGCCGCCTCCCCCCAAGCCCTGGGAGACCCGCCGAATTCCAGGGGCCGGGCCGGGACCAGGGCCCGGTCCCACTTTCCA ATCTGCTGATTTGGGTCCTACTTTACTGACAAGACCTGGACAACCAACACTTACCAGAGTGCCCCCACCTATTCTTCCAAGGCCATCACAGCAGACAGGAAGCAGCAGTGTGAACACTTTCAGACCTGCTTACAGTTCATTTTCTTCAGGATATGGTGCCTATGGAAATTCATTTTATGGAAGCTATAGCCCCTATAGTTATGGATATAATGGGTTAGGCTATAACCGCCTCCGTGTAGATGATCTTCCACCTAGTAGATTTGTTCAGCAAGCTGAAGAAAGTAGCAGAGGTGCATTTCAGTCCATTGAAAGTATTGTGCATGCATTTGCCTCTGTCAGTATGATGATGGATGCTACCTTTTCAGCTGTCTATAACAGTTTCAGGGCTGTTCTGGATGTAGCAAATCACTTTTCCCGATTAAAAATACACTTCACAAAGGTTTTTTCAGCTTTTGCATTAGTTAGGACCATAAGGTATCTTTACAGACGGTTACAGTGGATGATGGGTTTAAGAAAAGGCTCTGAGAATGAGGACCTGTGGGCAGAAAGTGAAGGAACTGTGGCTTGCCTTGGTGCTGAGGATGGTGGAGCTAACTCAGCAAAGTCTTGGCCAATATTCTTGTTCTTTGCTGTTATCCTTGGTGGTCCTTACCTCATCTGGAAACTGCTGTCTACCTACAGTGATGAAGTAACAG ACAGCACCAACTGGGCAAGTGGTGAGGATGACCATGTAGTTGCTAGAGCAGAATATGATTTTGCTGCTGTATCTGAAGAAGAAATTTCTTTCCATGCTGGTGATATGCTAAACTTAGCTCTCAAAG AACAGCAACCCAAAGTGCGTGGTTGGCTTCTGGCTAGTCTTGATGGTCGAGCAACAGGACTTATACCTGCTAACTATGTCAAAATTCTCGGTAAAAGAAGAGGTAGAAAAACAATGGAATCCAGTAAAATTTCCAAGCAGCAACCGTCTTTTACCAACACTACACTAATTAAAGGATCCACGCCTGTTGATTCTTTGGATGAACAGGAAGCTGCCTTTGAATCTGTTTTTGTTGAAACTAGTAAGGTTCCAGTTGCACCTGATTCCACTGGGAAAAGTGATAAACAGGATCTTTGA